A single region of the Latilactobacillus curvatus JCM 1096 = DSM 20019 genome encodes:
- a CDS encoding phage tail domain-containing protein, whose product MTANSKYGIEFNGLRSDSFGLMVINPKEIGFPSKNKIVQSLPFSNTIIDLSEMYGGQSYGERKLKFTFLIVESDRFDKNALYTQWTKTVNWLMGVNHKVKLKDDVMSDYYYLGEVQEAPSWDEYVRYGKFTVEFICYPFRIHELAEGNDIWDTFNFELDIAQITEYTVVGSRTVTLYNVGQNQVNPQIVATAPFEITANGQNYTIPAGTIESPDFVLNQGETTMTIKGNSKISFNWHKELI is encoded by the coding sequence TTGACAGCAAATTCTAAATACGGGATTGAATTCAATGGGTTACGATCGGACAGCTTTGGGCTAATGGTTATTAACCCGAAAGAAATCGGTTTCCCATCAAAAAATAAAATTGTCCAATCGCTGCCTTTCAGCAATACGATTATCGACTTGTCCGAAATGTATGGTGGTCAAAGTTATGGTGAGCGCAAACTCAAGTTTACGTTTCTAATCGTTGAAAGTGACCGTTTCGACAAGAACGCGCTTTACACCCAGTGGACAAAGACAGTTAATTGGCTAATGGGTGTTAATCATAAAGTTAAGCTAAAAGATGATGTCATGAGCGATTATTACTACTTAGGCGAGGTTCAAGAGGCGCCTTCATGGGACGAGTACGTTCGGTACGGTAAGTTTACCGTTGAGTTCATCTGCTACCCATTTCGGATCCATGAACTGGCCGAAGGCAATGACATTTGGGACACGTTTAATTTCGAATTAGACATCGCTCAAATTACCGAATACACAGTCGTAGGCAGTCGAACAGTAACACTCTACAATGTTGGGCAGAACCAAGTTAACCCACAGATCGTGGCAACCGCACCGTTTGAAATTACAGCTAATGGGCAAAATTACACAATCCCAGCAGGTACGATTGAAAGCCCTGATTTCGTGCTTAATCAAGGTGAGACAACCATGACAATCAAGGGTAATAGCAAGATAAGTTTTAATTGGCATAAGGAGTTGATTTGA
- a CDS encoding phage tail protein, which translates to MYRITVRQGWDGQETTIHSENMSSVKLLSAKITKDVDSIDSFAFNISPKSPQYNAFKYRTTFVKVTNTKLNKVLFEGRVLPTTDSMDSSGLFNKTVTCEGLTAFLHDSIQDYYALSNNDLKAFLSHMIDVHNRQVDSYKRIKLGQVTVTSPSDNVYKSIDDSKTTYDTIKEKLIDKYGGEIRVRHEPDGLYLDYMPEIATLSGQNIRLASNLLSLKRAVDPSEAYSVIKPLGARAETTTQAEEGESDISQPRLTIETVNNGSLFLSSQSMIQKIGYVVHAEVWDDVKVPSILKSKGQAMLDSQREIKEQFQVTAVDLSLLSGMTVDSFECGNYHQTINPLMGINERLRIVGQSLDICEPLNSTLSIGDKLLGQADYEALIKKQNEAIDEIKGRVASQTARIVTITKEMESTNEALSSAQKELSSLKTEYDKLIENIGDADFKAIMTKLTELKNQTATVIANLGEIGAEVLTNQNAIADLKIMDAKLDQRISALEGSTGGTRNEHKD; encoded by the coding sequence ATGTATCGCATAACAGTACGCCAAGGTTGGGACGGGCAAGAAACGACTATTCATTCTGAAAATATGAGTAGCGTCAAATTGCTATCCGCTAAAATCACCAAAGATGTTGATTCGATTGACTCTTTCGCCTTTAATATCAGCCCTAAATCGCCACAGTACAACGCTTTTAAATACCGGACAACATTCGTTAAGGTTACCAACACAAAACTCAATAAGGTGTTGTTTGAAGGCCGAGTTTTGCCGACAACCGATTCAATGGATAGCAGCGGTCTTTTTAACAAAACAGTCACCTGTGAAGGTTTAACGGCTTTCTTGCATGATTCCATTCAAGACTATTATGCACTGTCTAACAACGATTTAAAGGCGTTCCTAAGCCACATGATTGACGTCCATAATAGGCAAGTTGATTCATATAAGCGCATTAAGTTGGGCCAAGTAACTGTGACTAGCCCGTCTGATAACGTCTATAAGTCAATTGACGATTCTAAGACGACGTATGACACGATTAAAGAGAAGTTAATCGATAAGTATGGCGGTGAGATTCGCGTAAGGCATGAGCCAGATGGGCTTTATTTAGACTATATGCCAGAGATTGCTACATTAAGCGGCCAAAACATTCGTTTAGCAAGCAACTTGCTATCTTTGAAACGAGCTGTTGATCCAAGTGAAGCTTACTCGGTCATTAAACCTTTGGGGGCTAGAGCTGAAACAACGACTCAAGCCGAAGAAGGTGAGTCTGATATTTCACAACCTAGATTAACGATTGAGACTGTCAACAACGGCAGTCTTTTTTTATCGTCTCAATCGATGATTCAGAAAATCGGCTACGTTGTCCACGCTGAAGTGTGGGACGACGTTAAAGTACCGTCTATTCTCAAATCTAAGGGGCAAGCGATGCTGGATAGCCAACGAGAAATTAAGGAACAGTTTCAAGTAACGGCTGTTGATTTGAGTCTGTTATCCGGTATGACGGTCGACAGTTTTGAATGCGGCAATTACCACCAAACGATTAATCCACTAATGGGAATTAATGAACGGTTGCGGATTGTTGGCCAGTCGTTAGACATCTGCGAACCACTTAACTCAACGTTATCGATTGGCGATAAGTTGCTGGGTCAAGCCGATTACGAGGCGCTTATTAAGAAGCAAAACGAAGCAATCGATGAGATTAAAGGCAGAGTTGCGAGTCAAACCGCTAGAATTGTTACGATTACGAAAGAAATGGAGTCGACCAATGAAGCCTTGTCATCGGCACAAAAAGAACTATCTAGCCTCAAAACCGAGTACGACAAGTTAATTGAGAACATCGGTGACGCAGATTTTAAGGCAATCATGACCAAATTGACCGAGTTAAAAAATCAAACTGCCACCGTGATCGCCAACTTGGGTGAGATCGGTGCGGAGGTTTTGACCAATCAGAATGCAATCGCAGACTTAAAAATAATGGACGCTAAACTTGACCAGCGCATTAGTGCGTTGGAAGGCAGCACAGGAGGAACAAGAAATGAGCACAAAGACTAA
- a CDS encoding glycoside hydrolase family 113: protein MTQAPQRADYKDTLPNNFPYDYDYDAVDPKIKLRTKRVREAMSGADVRGALAQGVEIAGITAGEAQGVAANANSKSIDTQNRLNDQLAAATEGDNSLKEVVDARRPAGAANAYKTIGNRMDEMPTGKEINELKNNLQNLVLVDRHRLTYKGAAVGLTPHAGARVPTADFEFKHLANMGLSATFVVMLNVADKNDPNVQMPDDTIISKAISEATAAGVSVTMIKPHIGVSFMDWLDRGTYEPRDWSAFWTNWRKIMLHYAGICDANRIPILCLGTEQYKCTDASMIEQWGALTAAIRSQYPNLKLTYAAVGDEYFNEEHAQIAQYLDFMGANFYPSYTYQIVQPGNAGGISVDELARVFYTADPRRLGTGNTRTYHEMVDFYKKKYNVPTFVTETGVMPTDDGLVHLVTDNNFPQASDPTQQTGRFETPALAMEAFFNGLAQNPNIIGFNWWGVGYPFHFFNELGDSVAEDVMKKYVKGGLV from the coding sequence ATGACTCAAGCACCACAAAGAGCAGATTATAAGGACACGTTGCCCAATAACTTTCCGTATGATTACGACTATGATGCCGTAGATCCTAAAATCAAGCTCAGGACCAAACGAGTGCGTGAAGCAATGAGTGGCGCAGATGTTCGAGGTGCACTTGCTCAAGGCGTCGAGATTGCCGGAATTACGGCCGGTGAAGCCCAAGGAGTGGCGGCAAACGCTAATTCGAAATCAATTGACACACAGAACCGGCTTAATGACCAGCTTGCTGCTGCTACCGAAGGCGATAATTCTCTGAAAGAAGTGGTCGATGCTAGACGGCCTGCTGGTGCGGCGAATGCATACAAAACAATTGGAAATCGAATGGACGAAATGCCAACAGGTAAAGAGATTAATGAGCTTAAAAATAATTTACAGAATCTCGTTTTAGTCGACCGTCACCGGCTAACATATAAAGGCGCAGCGGTTGGCTTGACACCACACGCAGGAGCACGGGTACCGACAGCCGATTTTGAATTTAAGCATCTGGCAAATATGGGGTTGTCAGCTACTTTTGTTGTCATGCTAAACGTGGCTGACAAAAACGACCCAAATGTTCAGATGCCTGATGATACAATTATTTCAAAAGCGATTAGCGAGGCTACTGCAGCAGGAGTGTCGGTAACGATGATTAAACCTCACATCGGAGTTTCATTTATGGATTGGCTAGACAGAGGAACATATGAGCCGAGAGACTGGTCTGCTTTTTGGACAAATTGGCGGAAAATAATGCTTCACTATGCTGGGATTTGTGATGCAAATAGAATACCAATCCTGTGTTTAGGCACCGAGCAGTATAAGTGCACTGATGCGTCGATGATTGAGCAATGGGGTGCTCTAACGGCAGCAATCAGATCTCAATATCCAAATTTGAAATTGACCTATGCAGCAGTGGGTGACGAATACTTCAACGAAGAGCATGCTCAGATCGCTCAATATCTTGATTTCATGGGAGCGAATTTTTATCCAAGCTACACTTATCAAATTGTTCAACCCGGTAACGCTGGCGGAATTAGCGTAGATGAATTAGCAAGAGTTTTTTATACAGCTGATCCACGTAGACTAGGAACCGGAAATACACGAACTTATCACGAAATGGTTGATTTTTATAAGAAAAAATATAATGTGCCAACTTTTGTCACCGAAACCGGTGTCATGCCAACGGATGACGGGCTAGTGCATTTGGTCACAGACAATAACTTTCCACAAGCCAGTGATCCAACTCAACAGACCGGCAGATTTGAAACACCAGCCTTAGCGATGGAAGCTTTTTTTAATGGGCTTGCACAGAACCCTAATATTATCGGATTTAACTGGTGGGGGGTAGGTTATCCATTTCATTTCTTTAATGAGCTTGGTGATTCGGTTGCTGAAGATGTAATGAAAAAATATGTGAAAGGTGGGCTTGTATAA
- a CDS encoding DUF2977 domain-containing protein, producing the protein MRIAVNKADEIYLFDKNDVLTPAIDIDESILPDDFFSAFVPGFYVYKDDKVIKNPDFVKPDNPSINTANGNNSLAAQAAVLTTIQQMLMYQAADIAKLKQGVAKA; encoded by the coding sequence ATGAGAATTGCAGTTAATAAAGCAGATGAGATTTATTTATTTGATAAGAACGATGTTTTAACACCAGCAATTGATATCGATGAATCAATCTTACCTGACGACTTTTTTTCGGCGTTTGTACCAGGCTTTTATGTTTATAAAGACGATAAAGTGATTAAAAACCCAGATTTTGTTAAGCCTGATAATCCATCTATCAATACGGCAAACGGGAATAATTCACTGGCAGCACAGGCCGCAGTCCTGACTACTATTCAGCAAATGCTAATGTATCAGGCGGCTGATATAGCCAAATTAAAACAGGGGGTTGCTAAAGCATGA
- a CDS encoding XkdX family protein encodes MMTVYEQCKIFKSWGQTDPNYYKVFVGYGLTAEEYKEITGVDYAA; translated from the coding sequence ATGATGACAGTTTATGAGCAGTGTAAGATTTTTAAGAGCTGGGGTCAAACAGACCCGAATTATTATAAGGTATTCGTTGGTTACGGCTTAACGGCTGAGGAATATAAAGAGATTACCGGCGTTGATTACGCCGCGTAA
- a CDS encoding phage holin, which translates to MIKKVDWHSKVLWTSLTALVIVLVQQVAKVFGIEFSNDLANQVQGIVNTVLTILGLIGVVYDTTKGDLK; encoded by the coding sequence ATGATTAAAAAAGTAGATTGGCACTCAAAGGTGCTGTGGACTTCGCTGACAGCGTTAGTCATCGTGTTAGTTCAGCAAGTGGCCAAAGTTTTCGGAATTGAATTCAGCAACGATTTAGCCAATCAGGTGCAAGGCATCGTCAATACGGTGCTTACAATCTTAGGCTTAATTGGTGTTGTTTACGATACAACGAAGGGAGATTTAAAATGA
- a CDS encoding SH3 domain-containing protein codes for MKKLNKLVVAFGAAILVATNVAGVVQAYSIDNTYKLADNEGSAYKTSNNYIILHDVGTESKAWENASYLKRAWSSAGAYVQYYVGDGGKVFAGGAEGYQAWGAGAVANAGSPVQIELAHTYDKAQFAKDYAAYVNLARNSAIKYGIPLILDGNGRGIKTHLWVTNNIWGNHTDPYDYLARFGVTKQKLAHDLQTGLPEDGTAAVPSTPKPAVHAPTKPNNSNEWAENWHFTNGDQPIQARLGTPSLSAPYAGKLPAHTTIYYDRVAVRDGYVWCHWTTDRGDSVWMPVHPVGTANNVWVSFD; via the coding sequence ATGAAAAAACTAAATAAATTAGTAGTCGCCTTTGGGGCGGCTATTTTAGTTGCAACAAATGTGGCGGGGGTGGTACAAGCTTATTCGATTGATAATACTTATAAGCTTGCGGACAATGAAGGGTCTGCGTACAAGACTAGCAACAATTATATTATTCTACACGATGTCGGTACCGAATCAAAAGCGTGGGAAAATGCCAGTTATTTAAAACGTGCCTGGTCATCTGCGGGCGCTTATGTTCAATATTATGTCGGTGATGGCGGCAAGGTTTTCGCCGGTGGAGCTGAAGGCTATCAAGCATGGGGTGCGGGGGCCGTTGCCAATGCTGGTTCACCTGTTCAAATCGAATTAGCCCATACGTACGACAAGGCCCAGTTCGCCAAAGATTATGCAGCTTATGTCAATTTAGCCCGCAATAGCGCAATCAAATATGGTATTCCGCTCATACTAGATGGTAACGGCCGTGGGATTAAGACGCACTTATGGGTCACCAACAATATTTGGGGTAACCACACCGATCCCTACGATTATCTTGCCCGGTTCGGGGTGACAAAACAGAAGTTGGCACATGACTTACAGACTGGATTGCCTGAAGATGGCACCGCTGCAGTGCCATCAACACCTAAACCAGCGGTACATGCGCCGACAAAGCCAAACAATTCTAATGAATGGGCTGAAAACTGGCACTTTACTAACGGCGACCAACCAATCCAAGCCCGCCTTGGCACGCCATCACTAAGCGCACCATACGCTGGTAAGTTGCCTGCTCACACGACCATCTATTATGATCGTGTCGCAGTCCGAGACGGTTATGTTTGGTGTCACTGGACAACAGACAGAGGGGACTCAGTTTGGATGCCGGTCCATCCAGTAGGCACAGCCAATAATGTTTGGGTGTCATTTGACTAA
- a CDS encoding Panacea domain-containing protein, protein MYNVEKIVNWLRVKNHADLREYDYVDELTQMKAMKLLYYIQGTSLVVLKERLFPDDIVAWKYGPVVQSVHDMYAGKREIVGDITSQDIKDYETLNSNPKVAAVLNAVYSAFGNMSAADLVKQTHNESPWKTTQQSMVITDEKLKEYFKTIVTE, encoded by the coding sequence ATGTATAATGTTGAAAAGATCGTAAATTGGTTACGTGTTAAAAACCATGCTGATTTAAGAGAATATGATTATGTAGATGAACTCACACAAATGAAGGCTATGAAATTATTATATTATATTCAAGGAACTAGTTTGGTCGTACTGAAGGAAAGGCTTTTCCCAGATGACATCGTGGCATGGAAGTATGGACCAGTTGTTCAATCCGTACATGATATGTATGCTGGAAAACGTGAAATTGTTGGAGACATTACAAGTCAGGACATAAAGGATTATGAAACGCTTAATTCTAACCCTAAAGTTGCTGCGGTACTTAATGCAGTGTATAGCGCTTTTGGCAATATGTCAGCAGCGGATTTAGTTAAGCAGACACATAATGAAAGCCCGTGGAAGACAACTCAGCAAAGTATGGTAATTACTGACGAAAAATTAAAAGAATACTTTAAAACTATAGTTACGGAATAA
- a CDS encoding helix-turn-helix transcriptional regulator, producing MTLLDNYLKDNRITQAMIAKLMNKPSSSVAAIINSKIDITEQNNIKAIRAIADILGKTPGDILNELIKLEELSMTFNEEHTFTILTTIWNNDDSLFSDEVYEYDEFEEACAAFEDLIKINRLDEKITFDLSVDDDIVMSVTLKNKDEIIDKYTDNLNVLPSEIKPALLKVAQKYEINVA from the coding sequence ATGACACTATTAGATAACTACTTAAAAGATAACCGTATTACACAAGCTATGATCGCTAAATTAATGAACAAACCATCGTCATCAGTAGCAGCAATTATTAACTCAAAAATTGATATTACAGAACAAAATAACATTAAGGCAATCAGAGCTATTGCCGATATTCTAGGCAAAACGCCTGGCGACATTTTAAACGAATTAATTAAATTGGAGGAATTAAGCATGACATTCAACGAAGAACACACATTCACAATTTTAACAACGATCTGGAACAACGATGACTCATTATTCAGCGACGAGGTATATGAATACGATGAATTTGAAGAAGCATGCGCAGCGTTTGAAGATTTAATCAAAATTAACAGACTTGACGAAAAAATAACCTTTGATTTATCTGTGGATGACGACATTGTCATGAGCGTCACACTTAAAAATAAGGACGAAATTATAGACAAATACACAGACAATTTAAACGTATTGCCATCCGAAATTAAACCCGCGCTTTTAAAAGTAGCCCAAAAATATGAAATTAACGTTGCTTAA